The proteins below come from a single Gossypium raimondii isolate GPD5lz chromosome 2, ASM2569854v1, whole genome shotgun sequence genomic window:
- the LOC105782963 gene encoding ubinuclein-1 isoform X1, which yields MNDKTGGAAGGTAESSRLVAPKVMKSGDRQVFTVELRPGETTYVSWRKLVKDANRANGSSAAASVLTAPAPEPPPNAHPNLQSRIAPGQAAEKEAKDEAPGPNRFSAVIEKIERLYMGRDSSDEEELDETPDDDQYDTEDSFIDDAELDEYFEVDNSAIKHDGFFVNRGMLERVLKTNKRGSTVINEPPAIPNQQPKKRRRKDTSKPPSESDDGHVSNKHVKTVKVTAGRVEPSHGKNNSNSAQNLTTLSEQHGDVKAQNQLSVSGVPSKKKSSETRVALDSSAFLKVPNGDTSVPLADVKDTEKSKMGFVQSKNVVSNKLKDATGSSDVLQQKYHDKNAYAQSKSQHGKRISNADELEQSFRPREKNGIRELPDANISDGKHAMQTAKSSHMSKKDGSTLRPKSSILEKAIRELEKLVAESRPPAVENQEADASSQGIKRRLPREIKVKLAKVARLAAQASQGKVSKELLNRLMSILGHLIQLRTLKRNLKVMISMGVSAKQEKDARFQQIKKEVIEMIKTRIPSFETKILEPPPGASDDFQETGSEERVNRRKFGMDATLENKICDLYDLYVDGLDEDAGPQIRKLYVELAQLWPNGMMDNHEIKRAICREKERRKARYNRCKEQEKVKRKKIGALGLEESVRVESALSAQPQHTRERLATDSASQVLPSTNKLTSSTTAAAVQIPGPSTNGSSLDRVKQEKLKGISSNAMEEIKVADSSLPKKKVKRKPETELDAAHFCPEKSSLQPGDDRHKSTKQPVNVTPKSSLLPTTTSFEQSS from the exons ATGAACGATAAAACTGGTGGCGCTGCCGGTGGTACTGCTGAGTCCTCGAGACTGGTTGCGCCCAAGGTCATGAAGTCCGGTGACCGTCAAGTTTTCACCGTTGAACTCCGGCCAGGTGAGACCACGTATGTTTCGTGGAGGAAGCTTGTTAAAGACGCCAACCGGGCCAATGGGTCTTCTGCCGCTGCATCTGTCTTGACTGCGCCAGCTCCTGAGCCGCCTCCTAATGCCCACCCTAATCTCCAGTCTCGCATCGCCCCA GGACAAGCTGCTGAAAAAGAAGCCAAAGATGAAGCACCAGGTCCAAATCGTTTCAGTGCTGTTATTGAGAAGATTGAACGTCTTTACATG GGTAGAGATAGCAGTGATGAGGAAGAATTGGATGAAACTCCGGATGATGATCAGTATGATACAGAAGATTCTTTTATTGATGATGCAGAGCTG GATGAGTATTTTGAAGTTGATAATTCAGCCATAAAACATGATGGATTCTTTGTTAACAGGGGAATGTTGGAAAGAGT CTTGAAGACAAACAAAAGGGGATCCACAGTTAT AAATGAACCTCCTGCGATACCTAACCAGCAGCCAAAAAAAAGGCGAAGAAAAGATACTTCAAAACCTCCTAGTGAGAGTGATGATGGCCATGTGTCAAATAAACATGTAAAGACAGTAAAGGTGACTGCTGGGAGGGTTGAACCATCTCATGGGAAGAATAATTCTAATTCTGCTCAGAATTTGACTACATTAAGTGAACAACATGGAGATGTAAAAGCTCAGAACCAATTATCAGTTTCTGGTGTTCCTTCCAAGAAGAAATCTTCTGAGACAAGAGTAGCATTGGATTCTTCTGCATTTTTGAAAGTTCCGAATGGGGATACTTCTGTACCCTTGGCAGATGTGAAGGATACTGAAAAGTCAAAGATGGGATTTGTGCAGTCAAAAAATGTTGTCAGTAATAAATTGAAAGATGCAACTGGTTCCTCTGATGTTTTGCAGCAGAAATACCATGATAAGAATGCTTATGCACAATCCAAATCCCAACATGGAAAACGAATTAGCAATGCTGATGAGCTTGAACAATCATTTcgaccaagagagaaaaatggcATCCGTGAACTGCCAGATGCTAATATTTCTGATGGCAAACATGCTATGCAGACTGCA AAATCTTCTCACATGTCAAAAAAGGATGGTTCTACACTTAGGCCCAAAAGTTCCATTCTTGAAAAGGCCATTAGGGAGCTAGAGAAGTTGGTTGCAGAAT CAAGGCCACCTGCTGTTGAAAATCAAGAAGCTGATGCTTCATCTCAGGGTATTAAGAGGAGATTGCCTAGAGAAATAAAGGTCAAGCTTGCTAAAGTTGCTAGATTAGCGGCG CAGGCCAGCCAGGGGAAAGTTTCTAAGGAGTTACTAAATCGCCTCATGAGCATCCTTGGTCATTTAATACAACTAAGAACACTTAAg AGGAACCTCAAAGTCATGATTAGTATGGGTGTCTCGGCAAAGCAAGAAAAAGATGCTAGATTTCAACAGATAAAAAAGGAAGTCATTGAGATGATAAAGACAAGAATTCCTTCTTTTGAGACAAAG ATATTAGAGCCTCCACCTGGAGCTTCTGATGATTTTCAAGAAACTGGTTCTGAAGAAAGAGTTAATAGACGGAAATTTGGCATGGATGCAACATTGGAGAACAAGATTTGTGACCTTTATGACCTCTATGTTGAT GGATTGGATGAAGATGCAGGTCCTCAAATTCGAAAGCTTTATGTGGAG CTTGCACAGCTGTGGCCAAATGGTATGATGGACAACCATGAGATCAAACGTGCAATTTGTAGGGAAAAGGAAAGACGAAAAGCAAGGTACAATAGATGTAAG GAACAAGAGAAAGTCAAGAGGAAAAAAATAGGGGCACTGGGATTGGAGGAGAGTGTTCGAGTGGAGTCTGCATTGAGTGCTCAGCCACAGCATACTCGAGAGAGGTTGGCTACTGATTCTGCTAGTCAGGTTTTACCTTCAACTAATAAATTAACATCAAGCACAACAGCCGCTGCTGTCCAAATTCCCGGTCCCTCTACAAATGGTTCCAGTTTGGACAGGGTAAAACAGGAGAAATTAAAGGGCATTTCAAGCAATGCCATGGAGGAAATAAAAGTGGCAGATAGCTCGCTTccaaagaaaaaggtaaaaaggAAGCCTGAAACGGAGTTGGATGCTGCTCATTTCTGTCCAGAGAAGTCATCTTTGCAGCCAGGTGACGACAGGCACAAGTCCACGAAGCAGCCTGTGAATGTTACCCCGAAATCAAGCCTTCTGCCGACTACTACAAGTTTCGAACAGTCAAGCTGA
- the LOC105782963 gene encoding ubinuclein-1 isoform X3: MNDKTGGAAGGTAESSRLVAPKVMKSGDRQVFTVELRPGETTYVSWRKLVKDANRANGSSAAASVLTAPAPEPPPNAHPNLQSRIAPGQAAEKEAKDEAPGPNRFSAVIEKIERLYMGRDSSDEEELDETPDDDQYDTEDSFIDDAELDEYFEVDNSAIKHDGFFVNRGMLERVNEPPAIPNQQPKKRRRKDTSKPPSESDDGHVSNKHVKTVKVTAGRVEPSHGKNNSNSAQNLTTLSEQHGDVKAQNQLSVSGVPSKKKSSETRVALDSSAFLKVPNGDTSVPLADVKDTEKSKMGFVQSKNVVSNKLKDATGSSDVLQQKYHDKNAYAQSKSQHGKRISNADELEQSFRPREKNGIRELPDANISDGKHAMQTAKSSHMSKKDGSTLRPKSSILEKAIRELEKLVAESRPPAVENQEADASSQGIKRRLPREIKVKLAKVARLAAQASQGKVSKELLNRLMSILGHLIQLRTLKRNLKVMISMGVSAKQEKDARFQQIKKEVIEMIKTRIPSFETKILEPPPGASDDFQETGSEERVNRRKFGMDATLENKICDLYDLYVDGLDEDAGPQIRKLYVELAQLWPNGMMDNHEIKRAICREKERRKARYNRCKEQEKVKRKKIGALGLEESVRVESALSAQPQHTRERLATDSASQVLPSTNKLTSSTTAAAVQIPGPSTNGSSLDRVKQEKLKGISSNAMEEIKVADSSLPKKKVKRKPETELDAAHFCPEKSSLQPGDDRHKSTKQPVNVTPKSSLLPTTTSFEQSS, from the exons ATGAACGATAAAACTGGTGGCGCTGCCGGTGGTACTGCTGAGTCCTCGAGACTGGTTGCGCCCAAGGTCATGAAGTCCGGTGACCGTCAAGTTTTCACCGTTGAACTCCGGCCAGGTGAGACCACGTATGTTTCGTGGAGGAAGCTTGTTAAAGACGCCAACCGGGCCAATGGGTCTTCTGCCGCTGCATCTGTCTTGACTGCGCCAGCTCCTGAGCCGCCTCCTAATGCCCACCCTAATCTCCAGTCTCGCATCGCCCCA GGACAAGCTGCTGAAAAAGAAGCCAAAGATGAAGCACCAGGTCCAAATCGTTTCAGTGCTGTTATTGAGAAGATTGAACGTCTTTACATG GGTAGAGATAGCAGTGATGAGGAAGAATTGGATGAAACTCCGGATGATGATCAGTATGATACAGAAGATTCTTTTATTGATGATGCAGAGCTG GATGAGTATTTTGAAGTTGATAATTCAGCCATAAAACATGATGGATTCTTTGTTAACAGGGGAATGTTGGAAAGAGT AAATGAACCTCCTGCGATACCTAACCAGCAGCCAAAAAAAAGGCGAAGAAAAGATACTTCAAAACCTCCTAGTGAGAGTGATGATGGCCATGTGTCAAATAAACATGTAAAGACAGTAAAGGTGACTGCTGGGAGGGTTGAACCATCTCATGGGAAGAATAATTCTAATTCTGCTCAGAATTTGACTACATTAAGTGAACAACATGGAGATGTAAAAGCTCAGAACCAATTATCAGTTTCTGGTGTTCCTTCCAAGAAGAAATCTTCTGAGACAAGAGTAGCATTGGATTCTTCTGCATTTTTGAAAGTTCCGAATGGGGATACTTCTGTACCCTTGGCAGATGTGAAGGATACTGAAAAGTCAAAGATGGGATTTGTGCAGTCAAAAAATGTTGTCAGTAATAAATTGAAAGATGCAACTGGTTCCTCTGATGTTTTGCAGCAGAAATACCATGATAAGAATGCTTATGCACAATCCAAATCCCAACATGGAAAACGAATTAGCAATGCTGATGAGCTTGAACAATCATTTcgaccaagagagaaaaatggcATCCGTGAACTGCCAGATGCTAATATTTCTGATGGCAAACATGCTATGCAGACTGCA AAATCTTCTCACATGTCAAAAAAGGATGGTTCTACACTTAGGCCCAAAAGTTCCATTCTTGAAAAGGCCATTAGGGAGCTAGAGAAGTTGGTTGCAGAAT CAAGGCCACCTGCTGTTGAAAATCAAGAAGCTGATGCTTCATCTCAGGGTATTAAGAGGAGATTGCCTAGAGAAATAAAGGTCAAGCTTGCTAAAGTTGCTAGATTAGCGGCG CAGGCCAGCCAGGGGAAAGTTTCTAAGGAGTTACTAAATCGCCTCATGAGCATCCTTGGTCATTTAATACAACTAAGAACACTTAAg AGGAACCTCAAAGTCATGATTAGTATGGGTGTCTCGGCAAAGCAAGAAAAAGATGCTAGATTTCAACAGATAAAAAAGGAAGTCATTGAGATGATAAAGACAAGAATTCCTTCTTTTGAGACAAAG ATATTAGAGCCTCCACCTGGAGCTTCTGATGATTTTCAAGAAACTGGTTCTGAAGAAAGAGTTAATAGACGGAAATTTGGCATGGATGCAACATTGGAGAACAAGATTTGTGACCTTTATGACCTCTATGTTGAT GGATTGGATGAAGATGCAGGTCCTCAAATTCGAAAGCTTTATGTGGAG CTTGCACAGCTGTGGCCAAATGGTATGATGGACAACCATGAGATCAAACGTGCAATTTGTAGGGAAAAGGAAAGACGAAAAGCAAGGTACAATAGATGTAAG GAACAAGAGAAAGTCAAGAGGAAAAAAATAGGGGCACTGGGATTGGAGGAGAGTGTTCGAGTGGAGTCTGCATTGAGTGCTCAGCCACAGCATACTCGAGAGAGGTTGGCTACTGATTCTGCTAGTCAGGTTTTACCTTCAACTAATAAATTAACATCAAGCACAACAGCCGCTGCTGTCCAAATTCCCGGTCCCTCTACAAATGGTTCCAGTTTGGACAGGGTAAAACAGGAGAAATTAAAGGGCATTTCAAGCAATGCCATGGAGGAAATAAAAGTGGCAGATAGCTCGCTTccaaagaaaaaggtaaaaaggAAGCCTGAAACGGAGTTGGATGCTGCTCATTTCTGTCCAGAGAAGTCATCTTTGCAGCCAGGTGACGACAGGCACAAGTCCACGAAGCAGCCTGTGAATGTTACCCCGAAATCAAGCCTTCTGCCGACTACTACAAGTTTCGAACAGTCAAGCTGA
- the LOC105782963 gene encoding ubinuclein-1 isoform X2, whose amino-acid sequence MNDKTGGAAGGTAESSRLVAPKVMKSGDRQVFTVELRPGETTYVSWRKLVKDANRANGSSAAASVLTAPAPEPPPNAHPNLQSRIAPGQAAEKEAKDEAPGPNRFSAVIEKIERLYMGRDSSDEEELDETPDDDQYDTEDSFIDDAELDEYFEVDNSAIKHDGFFVNRGMLERVLKTNKRGSTVINEPPAIPNQQPKKRRRKDTSKPPSESDDGHVSNKHVKTVKVTAGRVEPSHGKNNSNSAQNLTTLSEQHGDVKAQNQLSVSGVPSKKKSSETRVALDSSAFLKVPNGDTSVPLADVKDTEKSKMGFVQSKNVVSNKLKDATGSSDVLQQKYHDKNAYAQSKSQHGKRISNADELEQSFRPREKNGIRELPDANISDGKHAMQTAKSSHMSKKDGSTLRPKSSILEKAIRELEKLVAESRPPAVENQEADASSQGIKRRLPREIKVKLAKVARLAAASQGKVSKELLNRLMSILGHLIQLRTLKRNLKVMISMGVSAKQEKDARFQQIKKEVIEMIKTRIPSFETKILEPPPGASDDFQETGSEERVNRRKFGMDATLENKICDLYDLYVDGLDEDAGPQIRKLYVELAQLWPNGMMDNHEIKRAICREKERRKARYNRCKEQEKVKRKKIGALGLEESVRVESALSAQPQHTRERLATDSASQVLPSTNKLTSSTTAAAVQIPGPSTNGSSLDRVKQEKLKGISSNAMEEIKVADSSLPKKKVKRKPETELDAAHFCPEKSSLQPGDDRHKSTKQPVNVTPKSSLLPTTTSFEQSS is encoded by the exons ATGAACGATAAAACTGGTGGCGCTGCCGGTGGTACTGCTGAGTCCTCGAGACTGGTTGCGCCCAAGGTCATGAAGTCCGGTGACCGTCAAGTTTTCACCGTTGAACTCCGGCCAGGTGAGACCACGTATGTTTCGTGGAGGAAGCTTGTTAAAGACGCCAACCGGGCCAATGGGTCTTCTGCCGCTGCATCTGTCTTGACTGCGCCAGCTCCTGAGCCGCCTCCTAATGCCCACCCTAATCTCCAGTCTCGCATCGCCCCA GGACAAGCTGCTGAAAAAGAAGCCAAAGATGAAGCACCAGGTCCAAATCGTTTCAGTGCTGTTATTGAGAAGATTGAACGTCTTTACATG GGTAGAGATAGCAGTGATGAGGAAGAATTGGATGAAACTCCGGATGATGATCAGTATGATACAGAAGATTCTTTTATTGATGATGCAGAGCTG GATGAGTATTTTGAAGTTGATAATTCAGCCATAAAACATGATGGATTCTTTGTTAACAGGGGAATGTTGGAAAGAGT CTTGAAGACAAACAAAAGGGGATCCACAGTTAT AAATGAACCTCCTGCGATACCTAACCAGCAGCCAAAAAAAAGGCGAAGAAAAGATACTTCAAAACCTCCTAGTGAGAGTGATGATGGCCATGTGTCAAATAAACATGTAAAGACAGTAAAGGTGACTGCTGGGAGGGTTGAACCATCTCATGGGAAGAATAATTCTAATTCTGCTCAGAATTTGACTACATTAAGTGAACAACATGGAGATGTAAAAGCTCAGAACCAATTATCAGTTTCTGGTGTTCCTTCCAAGAAGAAATCTTCTGAGACAAGAGTAGCATTGGATTCTTCTGCATTTTTGAAAGTTCCGAATGGGGATACTTCTGTACCCTTGGCAGATGTGAAGGATACTGAAAAGTCAAAGATGGGATTTGTGCAGTCAAAAAATGTTGTCAGTAATAAATTGAAAGATGCAACTGGTTCCTCTGATGTTTTGCAGCAGAAATACCATGATAAGAATGCTTATGCACAATCCAAATCCCAACATGGAAAACGAATTAGCAATGCTGATGAGCTTGAACAATCATTTcgaccaagagagaaaaatggcATCCGTGAACTGCCAGATGCTAATATTTCTGATGGCAAACATGCTATGCAGACTGCA AAATCTTCTCACATGTCAAAAAAGGATGGTTCTACACTTAGGCCCAAAAGTTCCATTCTTGAAAAGGCCATTAGGGAGCTAGAGAAGTTGGTTGCAGAAT CAAGGCCACCTGCTGTTGAAAATCAAGAAGCTGATGCTTCATCTCAGGGTATTAAGAGGAGATTGCCTAGAGAAATAAAGGTCAAGCTTGCTAAAGTTGCTAGATTAGCGGCG GCCAGCCAGGGGAAAGTTTCTAAGGAGTTACTAAATCGCCTCATGAGCATCCTTGGTCATTTAATACAACTAAGAACACTTAAg AGGAACCTCAAAGTCATGATTAGTATGGGTGTCTCGGCAAAGCAAGAAAAAGATGCTAGATTTCAACAGATAAAAAAGGAAGTCATTGAGATGATAAAGACAAGAATTCCTTCTTTTGAGACAAAG ATATTAGAGCCTCCACCTGGAGCTTCTGATGATTTTCAAGAAACTGGTTCTGAAGAAAGAGTTAATAGACGGAAATTTGGCATGGATGCAACATTGGAGAACAAGATTTGTGACCTTTATGACCTCTATGTTGAT GGATTGGATGAAGATGCAGGTCCTCAAATTCGAAAGCTTTATGTGGAG CTTGCACAGCTGTGGCCAAATGGTATGATGGACAACCATGAGATCAAACGTGCAATTTGTAGGGAAAAGGAAAGACGAAAAGCAAGGTACAATAGATGTAAG GAACAAGAGAAAGTCAAGAGGAAAAAAATAGGGGCACTGGGATTGGAGGAGAGTGTTCGAGTGGAGTCTGCATTGAGTGCTCAGCCACAGCATACTCGAGAGAGGTTGGCTACTGATTCTGCTAGTCAGGTTTTACCTTCAACTAATAAATTAACATCAAGCACAACAGCCGCTGCTGTCCAAATTCCCGGTCCCTCTACAAATGGTTCCAGTTTGGACAGGGTAAAACAGGAGAAATTAAAGGGCATTTCAAGCAATGCCATGGAGGAAATAAAAGTGGCAGATAGCTCGCTTccaaagaaaaaggtaaaaaggAAGCCTGAAACGGAGTTGGATGCTGCTCATTTCTGTCCAGAGAAGTCATCTTTGCAGCCAGGTGACGACAGGCACAAGTCCACGAAGCAGCCTGTGAATGTTACCCCGAAATCAAGCCTTCTGCCGACTACTACAAGTTTCGAACAGTCAAGCTGA
- the LOC105782963 gene encoding ubinuclein-1 isoform X5, with protein sequence MNDKTGGAAGGTAESSRLVAPKVMKSGDRQVFTVELRPGETTYVSWRKLVKDANRANGSSAAASVLTAPAPEPPPNAHPNLQSRIAPGQAAEKEAKDEAPGPNRFSAVIEKIERLYMGRDSSDEEELDETPDDDQYDTEDSFIDDAELDEYFEVDNSAIKHDGFFVNRGMLERVNEPPAIPNQQPKKRRRKDTSKPPSESDDGHVSNKHVKTVKVTAGRVEPSHGKNNSNSAQNLTTLSEQHGDVKAQNQLSVSGVPSKKKSSETRVALDSSAFLKVPNGDTSVPLADVKDTEKSKMGFVQSKNVVSNKLKDATGSSDVLQQKYHDKNAYAQSKSQHGKRISNADELEQSFRPREKNGIRELPDANISDGKHAMQTAKSSHMSKKDGSTLRPKSSILEKAIRELEKLVAESRPPAVENQEADASSQGIKRRLPREIKVKLAKVARLAAASQGKVSKELLNRLMSILGHLIQLRTLKRNLKVMISMGVSAKQEKDARFQQIKKEVIEMIKTRIPSFETKILEPPPGASDDFQETGSEERVNRRKFGMDATLENKICDLYDLYVDGLDEDAGPQIRKLYVELAQLWPNGMMDNHEIKRAICREKERRKARYNRCKEQEKVKRKKIGALGLEESVRVESALSAQPQHTRERLATDSASQVLPSTNKLTSSTTAAAVQIPGPSTNGSSLDRVKQEKLKGISSNAMEEIKVADSSLPKKKVKRKPETELDAAHFCPEKSSLQPGDDRHKSTKQPVNVTPKSSLLPTTTSFEQSS encoded by the exons ATGAACGATAAAACTGGTGGCGCTGCCGGTGGTACTGCTGAGTCCTCGAGACTGGTTGCGCCCAAGGTCATGAAGTCCGGTGACCGTCAAGTTTTCACCGTTGAACTCCGGCCAGGTGAGACCACGTATGTTTCGTGGAGGAAGCTTGTTAAAGACGCCAACCGGGCCAATGGGTCTTCTGCCGCTGCATCTGTCTTGACTGCGCCAGCTCCTGAGCCGCCTCCTAATGCCCACCCTAATCTCCAGTCTCGCATCGCCCCA GGACAAGCTGCTGAAAAAGAAGCCAAAGATGAAGCACCAGGTCCAAATCGTTTCAGTGCTGTTATTGAGAAGATTGAACGTCTTTACATG GGTAGAGATAGCAGTGATGAGGAAGAATTGGATGAAACTCCGGATGATGATCAGTATGATACAGAAGATTCTTTTATTGATGATGCAGAGCTG GATGAGTATTTTGAAGTTGATAATTCAGCCATAAAACATGATGGATTCTTTGTTAACAGGGGAATGTTGGAAAGAGT AAATGAACCTCCTGCGATACCTAACCAGCAGCCAAAAAAAAGGCGAAGAAAAGATACTTCAAAACCTCCTAGTGAGAGTGATGATGGCCATGTGTCAAATAAACATGTAAAGACAGTAAAGGTGACTGCTGGGAGGGTTGAACCATCTCATGGGAAGAATAATTCTAATTCTGCTCAGAATTTGACTACATTAAGTGAACAACATGGAGATGTAAAAGCTCAGAACCAATTATCAGTTTCTGGTGTTCCTTCCAAGAAGAAATCTTCTGAGACAAGAGTAGCATTGGATTCTTCTGCATTTTTGAAAGTTCCGAATGGGGATACTTCTGTACCCTTGGCAGATGTGAAGGATACTGAAAAGTCAAAGATGGGATTTGTGCAGTCAAAAAATGTTGTCAGTAATAAATTGAAAGATGCAACTGGTTCCTCTGATGTTTTGCAGCAGAAATACCATGATAAGAATGCTTATGCACAATCCAAATCCCAACATGGAAAACGAATTAGCAATGCTGATGAGCTTGAACAATCATTTcgaccaagagagaaaaatggcATCCGTGAACTGCCAGATGCTAATATTTCTGATGGCAAACATGCTATGCAGACTGCA AAATCTTCTCACATGTCAAAAAAGGATGGTTCTACACTTAGGCCCAAAAGTTCCATTCTTGAAAAGGCCATTAGGGAGCTAGAGAAGTTGGTTGCAGAAT CAAGGCCACCTGCTGTTGAAAATCAAGAAGCTGATGCTTCATCTCAGGGTATTAAGAGGAGATTGCCTAGAGAAATAAAGGTCAAGCTTGCTAAAGTTGCTAGATTAGCGGCG GCCAGCCAGGGGAAAGTTTCTAAGGAGTTACTAAATCGCCTCATGAGCATCCTTGGTCATTTAATACAACTAAGAACACTTAAg AGGAACCTCAAAGTCATGATTAGTATGGGTGTCTCGGCAAAGCAAGAAAAAGATGCTAGATTTCAACAGATAAAAAAGGAAGTCATTGAGATGATAAAGACAAGAATTCCTTCTTTTGAGACAAAG ATATTAGAGCCTCCACCTGGAGCTTCTGATGATTTTCAAGAAACTGGTTCTGAAGAAAGAGTTAATAGACGGAAATTTGGCATGGATGCAACATTGGAGAACAAGATTTGTGACCTTTATGACCTCTATGTTGAT GGATTGGATGAAGATGCAGGTCCTCAAATTCGAAAGCTTTATGTGGAG CTTGCACAGCTGTGGCCAAATGGTATGATGGACAACCATGAGATCAAACGTGCAATTTGTAGGGAAAAGGAAAGACGAAAAGCAAGGTACAATAGATGTAAG GAACAAGAGAAAGTCAAGAGGAAAAAAATAGGGGCACTGGGATTGGAGGAGAGTGTTCGAGTGGAGTCTGCATTGAGTGCTCAGCCACAGCATACTCGAGAGAGGTTGGCTACTGATTCTGCTAGTCAGGTTTTACCTTCAACTAATAAATTAACATCAAGCACAACAGCCGCTGCTGTCCAAATTCCCGGTCCCTCTACAAATGGTTCCAGTTTGGACAGGGTAAAACAGGAGAAATTAAAGGGCATTTCAAGCAATGCCATGGAGGAAATAAAAGTGGCAGATAGCTCGCTTccaaagaaaaaggtaaaaaggAAGCCTGAAACGGAGTTGGATGCTGCTCATTTCTGTCCAGAGAAGTCATCTTTGCAGCCAGGTGACGACAGGCACAAGTCCACGAAGCAGCCTGTGAATGTTACCCCGAAATCAAGCCTTCTGCCGACTACTACAAGTTTCGAACAGTCAAGCTGA